One window of the Prionailurus bengalensis isolate Pbe53 chromosome E1, Fcat_Pben_1.1_paternal_pri, whole genome shotgun sequence genome contains the following:
- the OMG gene encoding oligodendrocyte-myelin glycoprotein, whose protein sequence is MALMEYQILKMSPSLFILLFLTPGILCICPLQCICTERHRHVDCSGRNLTTLPSGLQENIIHLNLSYNHFTDLHNQLTQYTNLRTLDISNNRLESLPAQLPRSLWNMSAANNNIKLLDKSDTAYQWNLKYLDVSKNMLEKVVLIKNTLRSLEVLNLSSNKLWTVPTNMPSKLHIVDLSNNSLTQILPGTLINLTNLTHLYLHNNKFTFIPDQAFDQLFQLQEITLHNNRWSCDHKQNITYLLKWVMETKAHVIGTPCSSQISSLKEHSIYPTPSGFTSSLFTLSGMQTVDTINSLSMVTQSKVTKTPKQYRTKETTFGATLSKDTTFASTDKAFVPYPEDTSLETINSHEAAAATLTIHLQDGIVTNTSLTSSTKSSPTPMTLSITSGMPSNFSEMPQQSTTLNFRREETTTNVKTRLPSAASAWKVNASFLLMLNAVVMLAG, encoded by the exons ATG GCTTTGATGGAATATCAGATATTGAAAATGTCTCCCAGCTTGTTCATCCTTCTGTTTCTGACACCTGGTATTTTATGCATTTGTCCTCTCCAATGTATATGCACAGAGAGGCACAGGCATGTGGACTGTTCAGGCAGAAACTTGACTACATTACCATCTGGACTGCAAGAGAATATTATCCATTTAAATCTGTCTTATAACCATTTTACCGATCTTCATAACCAGTTAACCCAATACACCAATCTGAGGACCCTGGATATTTCAAACAACAGGCTCGAAAGCCTGCCTGCTCAGTTACCCCGGTCCCTCTGGAACATGTCTGCTGCTAACAACAACATTAAACTGCTTGACAAATCTGATACTGCTTATCAGTGGAACCTTAAATATCTGGATGTTTCTAAGAATATGCTGGAAAAGGTTGTTCTCATTAAAAATACACTGAGAAGTCTTGAGGTTCTCAACCTCAGTAGTAACAAACTGTGGACAGTTCCAACCAACATGCCCTCCAAACTACATATCGTGGACCTGTCTAACAATTCCTTGACACAAATCCTTCCAGGAACATTAATAAACCTGACAAATCTCACACATCTTTACCTGCACAATAATAAGTTCACATTCATTCCAGATCAAGCTTTTGACCAACTCTTTCAGTTGCAGGAGATAACCCTTCACAATAACAGGTGGTCATGTGACCACAAACAAAACATCACTTACTTATTGAAGTGGGTGATGGAAACAAAAGCCCATGTGATAGGGACTCCCTGTTCTAGCCAAATATCATCTTTGAAGGAACATAGCATATATCCCACACCTTCTGGATTTACCTCAAGCTTGTTCACCCTAAGTGGGATGCAGACAGTGGACACCATTAACTCTCTGAGTATGGTAACTCAGTCCAAAGTGACCAAAACCCCCAAACAATACCGAACGAAGGAAACAACGTTTGGTGCCACTCTAAGCAAAGACACCACCTTTGCTAGCACCGACAAGGCTTTTGTGCCCTACCCCGAAGATACATCCTTAGAAACCATCAATTCACACGAAGCAGCAGCTGCAACTCTAACTATTCATCTCCAAGATGGAATTGTTACAAACACAAGCCTCACTAGCTCAACAAAATCGTCCCCAACACCCATGACCCTAAGTATTACTAGTGGCATGCCAAGTAATTTCTCTGAAATGCCTCAACAAAGCACAACCCTTAACTTCCGAAGGGAAGAGACAACCACAAATGTAAAGACTCGCTTACCTTCTGCGGCCAGTGCTTGGAAAGTCAACGCTTCATTTCTCTTGATGCTCAATGCTGTGGTCATGCTGGCTGGCTGA